The following proteins are co-located in the Desulfuromonadales bacterium genome:
- the ccsB gene encoding c-type cytochrome biogenesis protein CcsB, whose translation MTANILLFKITLLLYFGATVLFLVDVIGRLEKTGRFARWLLVGGFTVHSAALVARFVASGFTPSATLHESLSFFAWTVVGIYLLFDLRYRLAVLGAFVCPLALVLMIAGSAAPMGVQPLNPMLDSWWFPVHVTLAFLGNAVFAIAFGAGIMYLLQERMLKSKKFSALYYRLPSLQTLDSINYKCLTFGFPLMTMGIISGAIWANSAWGGYWRWDPKETWALITWFLYAALLHGRLTIGWRGRRAAIFAIIGFLCLLFTFLGVNLLLTGEHSFRAMGGR comes from the coding sequence ATGACCGCCAACATCCTCCTCTTCAAGATCACCCTGCTCCTTTATTTCGGCGCTACCGTCCTCTTTCTCGTTGACGTTATCGGCCGACTGGAGAAGACCGGCCGGTTCGCCCGCTGGCTGCTGGTCGGCGGTTTCACCGTCCATTCCGCCGCCCTGGTCGCCCGTTTCGTCGCTTCCGGTTTCACCCCGTCCGCCACCCTGCATGAGTCCCTGTCCTTTTTCGCCTGGACCGTGGTCGGCATCTACCTGCTGTTCGACCTGCGCTACCGGCTGGCCGTACTCGGGGCCTTCGTCTGCCCGCTGGCGCTGGTTCTGATGATCGCCGGCAGCGCCGCCCCCATGGGCGTGCAACCACTCAACCCGATGCTCGACAGCTGGTGGTTTCCGGTGCACGTCACCCTGGCCTTTCTCGGCAACGCCGTATTTGCCATCGCCTTCGGTGCCGGCATCATGTACCTTCTGCAGGAGCGGATGCTCAAGAGCAAGAAGTTTTCCGCCCTTTACTACCGGCTGCCGTCTCTGCAGACTCTCGACAGTATCAACTACAAATGTCTGACCTTCGGCTTTCCGCTGATGACCATGGGGATCATCTCCGGGGCGATCTGGGCCAACTCGGCCTGGGGCGGTTACTGGCGCTGGGATCCCAAGGAGACCTGGGCGCTGATTACCTGGTTTCTCTACGCTGCGCTGCTGCACGGCCGGCTGACCATCGGCTGGCGTGGCCGGCGGGCGGCGATTTTTGCCATCATCGGCTTTCTCTGCCTGCTGTTCACCTTCCTCGGGGTCAACCTGCTGCTTACCGGCGAGCACAGCTTCCGTGCCATGGGCGGTCGCTGA
- the hemA gene encoding glutamyl-tRNA reductase, with amino-acid sequence MNIIVVGLSHKTAPVEIRERVAFAPTAMEKPLRELLALPAVSEGVIVSTCNRVEFYAASRDADAATAQLKRFLADYHGIPLEQLESHLYDYQGGEAIRHVFRVASSLDSMVIGEPQILGQIKTAYGYAAEFKTVGLILNRFLHKAFSVAKRVRTETDIASNAVSVSFAAVELARKIFGSLDGKTVMIIGAGEMCELAARHFVNNGVSQVFVTNRTFERAEKLAAEFGGRPILFDNFADHLNQVDIVMTSTGAPNFILGHKKVEEVIRQRKNKPMFFIDIAVPRDIDPKVNDIDNVYLYDVDDLQGVVQSNLKERQKEAKKAEGIIDLEIDQFHRWIASLEVVPTIVSLRKRLEEIRRGELEKTFASLKELGPKEKKSIEALTAAIINKVLHQPITVLKQSQNDGAGENYVDAVRALFDLEAPNPEGEMKSLDEQSGED; translated from the coding sequence ATGAATATCATCGTTGTGGGGCTGAGTCACAAGACCGCCCCCGTGGAAATACGCGAGCGCGTCGCCTTTGCCCCCACCGCCATGGAGAAACCCCTGCGTGAACTGCTGGCGCTGCCGGCGGTCAGCGAAGGGGTCATCGTCTCTACCTGCAACCGCGTCGAGTTCTATGCCGCCAGCCGCGACGCCGATGCCGCCACGGCCCAGCTCAAGCGTTTCCTTGCCGACTATCACGGCATCCCGCTGGAACAACTCGAGTCGCACCTCTACGACTACCAGGGCGGCGAGGCCATCCGCCACGTCTTCCGGGTCGCCTCCAGCCTCGATTCGATGGTCATCGGCGAACCGCAGATTCTCGGCCAGATCAAGACCGCCTACGGCTACGCCGCCGAATTCAAGACCGTCGGCCTGATCCTCAACCGCTTCCTGCACAAGGCCTTTTCCGTTGCCAAGCGGGTGCGCACCGAAACCGACATCGCCAGCAACGCCGTCTCCGTCTCCTTCGCCGCGGTGGAGCTGGCGCGCAAAATTTTCGGCAGCCTCGACGGCAAGACGGTCATGATCATCGGCGCCGGCGAGATGTGCGAGCTGGCGGCCCGCCACTTCGTCAACAACGGCGTCTCCCAGGTCTTCGTCACCAACCGCACCTTCGAACGGGCGGAGAAGCTGGCCGCGGAGTTCGGCGGCCGGCCGATCCTATTCGACAATTTCGCCGACCATCTGAACCAGGTCGACATCGTCATGACCTCCACCGGGGCGCCCAACTTCATCCTCGGCCACAAAAAGGTGGAGGAGGTCATCCGCCAGCGCAAGAACAAGCCGATGTTCTTCATCGACATCGCCGTGCCGCGCGACATCGACCCCAAGGTCAACGACATCGACAACGTCTACCTCTACGATGTCGACGACCTGCAGGGGGTGGTGCAGTCCAACCTCAAGGAGCGGCAGAAGGAAGCGAAGAAGGCCGAAGGGATCATCGACCTGGAGATCGACCAGTTCCACCGCTGGATCGCCAGCCTCGAAGTCGTGCCGACCATCGTTTCGCTGCGCAAGAGGCTCGAGGAGATCCGCCGCGGCGAGCTGGAGAAGACCTTCGCCAGCCTCAAGGAGCTGGGGCCGAAAGAGAAGAAGTCGATCGAGGCGCTGACCGCCGCCATCATCAACAAGGTGCTGCACCAGCCGATCACCGTACTCAAGCAGTCGCAGAACGACGGTGCCGGCGAGAACTACGTCGATGCCGTCCGGGCGCTCTTCGATCTCGAAGCGCCGAATCCCGAAGGTGAAATGAAATCCCTCGACGAGCAGAGCGGCGAGGACTAA
- the hemC gene encoding hydroxymethylbilane synthase encodes MTMKTLRIGTRASQLALWQANWVKSELEKRYPGLEVTLTKIKTQGDKILDVPLAMVGGKGLFVKEIEEAMLRGEIDIAVHSMKDVPTIFPEGLALRCITEREDCRDIVILRPGVSSWSELPQGARIGTSALRRKAQLLHLRPDFKMLDIRGNVETRIRKLTEDNLDAVILAAAGMHRLGFSGQIGEYLPVEISLPAIGQGALGLESRIDDAEINALIDFFNHPETDWAVRGERAFLKRLEGGCQVPIACHGTVSGDQLTLTGLVADCDGVQLLKKTAVGHVGSAEKLGTSLADDLLIQGAGKILNEVYQHETFNVNKEDV; translated from the coding sequence ATGACTATGAAGACGCTTCGCATCGGCACCCGGGCCAGCCAACTGGCCCTGTGGCAGGCCAACTGGGTCAAGTCCGAGCTGGAAAAGCGCTATCCCGGCCTGGAGGTCACCCTGACCAAGATCAAGACGCAGGGGGACAAGATTCTCGACGTGCCGCTGGCCATGGTCGGCGGCAAGGGGCTGTTCGTCAAGGAAATCGAAGAGGCGATGCTGCGCGGCGAGATCGACATCGCCGTCCATTCGATGAAGGATGTGCCGACCATCTTCCCCGAGGGGCTGGCACTGCGCTGCATCACCGAACGGGAGGACTGCCGCGACATCGTCATCCTCCGCCCGGGGGTTTCCAGCTGGAGCGAACTCCCTCAGGGCGCCCGCATCGGCACCAGTGCCCTGCGCCGCAAGGCCCAGCTCCTGCACCTGCGCCCCGACTTCAAGATGCTCGATATCCGCGGTAATGTCGAAACCCGCATCCGCAAGCTCACTGAAGACAATCTCGACGCGGTGATCCTGGCCGCCGCCGGGATGCACCGTCTCGGCTTCAGCGGCCAGATCGGCGAGTACCTGCCGGTCGAGATCTCTCTGCCAGCCATCGGCCAGGGTGCCCTGGGGCTCGAAAGCCGCATTGATGATGCAGAGATCAACGCCCTGATCGACTTCTTCAACCACCCCGAGACCGACTGGGCAGTGCGCGGTGAACGCGCCTTTCTCAAGCGCCTCGAGGGGGGGTGCCAGGTCCCCATCGCCTGTCACGGCACCGTCAGCGGCGACCAGCTCACCCTGACCGGGCTGGTGGCGGATTGCGACGGGGTGCAGCTGCTCAAGAAAACCGCTGTCGGCCACGTCGGCTCCGCAGAGAAACTGGGGACCTCCCTCGCCGACGACCTTCTCATCCAGGGCGCCGGTAAGATCCTCAACGAGGTCTACCAGCACGAAACGTTCAACGTAAACAAGGAAGACGTATAG